The Stratiformator vulcanicus genome has a segment encoding these proteins:
- a CDS encoding serine protease encodes MLRPSALNSRIYSSLAAILACQLICSQALAQGPVAIPEDGRVTETEAIPRSPMPERPAGNLGGLVKPQPKAMKPAEVYRHLLKSSAMVYTKQNEEGYAGTGTAWLVDRERKLFVTNEHVVADVAKAMLFFPKYEDGYLVADPEKYMMYESVPAEVLDEDGDYDLALLQAKSIPSDFVDLTVAKRPIWPGEEVFTVAGRPSGSHGMWVFGEGSVRQVSRGPLANGSITHVMESDIPINQGNSGAAVVDEQGQVVAVAEGFRTKARGTSLFIAARAVREYLDLVLPLVDPADADAMVTAGARHVEQGRIQKGLELFADVLGQDPQRVDALAERGWAFLQQNDLDSAEQDFLDSLKLNPTVPLAHQGLGDIYGLRGETDKAIDSYTSAIRNEPTAGFLYNSRGVEYYKNDYNLALADFSRAIKLDPTDGQFYVNRGLAHRELGDLTKSIADLQIAVKRAPLDDDFHNELGISLFQAERYSEAAESFFRATKLDDQNAIYFQNLADSFYRLKKYDAALTALDKSVKIDGESAYAFYIAGRCFQALDKMESAASMLLKSVELDSEDADAHQALGEVMQSLGHSDRAQVAFRKAANLNGEQYVAASDAPAGNQRVARKPVGGNHPLKGAWSLNQRVNGVLVKAVTAIDGQGNYLTEFYSTDVNGNDEVTRERGTITVDGRYIVIDADGQDAMRHQMQLQGEKLFIKYSDVNQWLVWRKQN; translated from the coding sequence ATGCTTCGTCCTTCCGCTTTGAACAGCCGCATCTATTCATCGCTTGCCGCGATTCTCGCTTGCCAGTTGATTTGCTCACAAGCGCTGGCCCAGGGGCCGGTCGCCATTCCCGAAGATGGCCGCGTCACTGAGACGGAGGCGATTCCCAGATCACCGATGCCGGAGCGTCCCGCCGGCAATCTCGGCGGCCTCGTCAAACCGCAGCCGAAGGCGATGAAACCGGCTGAGGTCTACAGGCATCTGCTGAAGTCATCGGCGATGGTCTACACCAAACAGAACGAAGAGGGCTATGCCGGAACCGGTACCGCCTGGCTCGTCGATCGGGAGCGAAAACTGTTCGTGACCAATGAGCACGTCGTCGCTGACGTCGCAAAAGCGATGCTGTTCTTCCCGAAGTACGAGGACGGCTATCTCGTGGCCGACCCTGAGAAGTACATGATGTACGAGAGCGTGCCGGCGGAAGTACTTGACGAAGACGGCGACTACGACCTCGCGCTGCTGCAGGCCAAGTCGATCCCCAGTGACTTCGTCGATCTGACCGTGGCCAAGCGGCCGATCTGGCCGGGTGAAGAAGTTTTCACAGTTGCGGGGCGGCCTAGCGGCAGCCACGGGATGTGGGTGTTCGGCGAAGGCAGTGTGCGGCAGGTTTCGCGAGGACCCTTGGCAAACGGATCGATCACGCACGTGATGGAGTCGGACATTCCGATCAATCAGGGAAACAGCGGCGCGGCCGTTGTCGACGAGCAGGGACAGGTCGTCGCCGTAGCCGAGGGCTTTCGCACCAAGGCCCGTGGGACCAGCCTGTTCATCGCCGCCCGCGCCGTGCGCGAATACCTCGACCTCGTGCTGCCGCTGGTTGATCCCGCAGATGCCGATGCCATGGTTACGGCCGGGGCCCGCCACGTCGAGCAGGGGCGCATTCAAAAAGGCTTGGAATTGTTCGCCGATGTTCTCGGCCAAGATCCGCAGCGGGTCGACGCTCTGGCCGAACGCGGGTGGGCATTTCTGCAACAAAACGATCTCGATAGCGCCGAACAGGACTTTCTGGATTCGCTGAAGTTAAACCCCACGGTGCCGCTGGCTCACCAAGGGCTTGGAGACATTTACGGTCTGCGCGGCGAAACGGATAAGGCGATCGATTCTTATACCAGCGCGATTCGAAACGAGCCCACCGCGGGCTTTCTCTATAACTCGCGCGGCGTCGAGTATTATAAGAACGATTACAACCTCGCCTTGGCCGACTTCTCACGGGCGATTAAGCTCGACCCGACCGACGGGCAATTCTATGTCAATCGAGGCTTGGCTCACCGCGAACTCGGAGATCTGACCAAGTCGATCGCCGACCTACAGATCGCGGTGAAGCGGGCACCTCTTGATGACGATTTTCATAACGAACTCGGCATCAGCCTCTTTCAGGCCGAGCGATATTCCGAGGCAGCGGAATCTTTCTTCCGGGCAACAAAGCTTGATGATCAAAATGCGATTTACTTCCAGAATCTTGCCGACAGCTTCTATCGACTCAAGAAGTACGATGCGGCCCTGACCGCGCTCGACAAGTCGGTGAAAATCGACGGCGAGAGCGCCTACGCGTTCTATATTGCCGGCCGTTGTTTCCAGGCACTCGATAAGATGGAGTCGGCCGCTTCGATGCTGCTGAAATCGGTCGAGTTGGATTCTGAAGATGCCGACGCGCATCAGGCTTTGGGCGAGGTCATGCAGTCGCTCGGGCACAGCGACCGCGCACAGGTCGCCTTCCGGAAGGCCGCCAATTTAAACGGCGAGCAGTACGTTGCCGCCTCTGACGCACCCGCGGGTAATCAGCGGGTCGCCCGTAAGCCGGTCGGCGGAAATCATCCACTGAAAGGGGCATGGTCGCTCAATCAGCGGGTCAACGGAGTCTTGGTCAAAGCCGTTACCGCCATCGACGGTCAGGGAAATTATCTGACGGAGTTTTATTCGACCGACGTGAACGGAAACGACGAAGTCACCCGTGAACGCGGGACAATTACGGTCGATGGTCGATACATCGTTATCGACGCCGACGGTCAAGACGCGATGCGACATCAGATGCAGCTTCAAGGCGAGAAGCTGTTCATTAAATACAGCGACGTCAATCAGTGGCTCGTCTGGCGGAAGCAGAATTAA